In Cryptococcus decagattii chromosome 11, complete sequence, one DNA window encodes the following:
- a CDS encoding protein disulfide-isomerase domain has translation MKFSSKLSLALAAALPNLVSILASDVIDLTESTFQKEIAGEDLALVEFFAPWCGHCKNLAPHYEEAATELKEKNIKLAKVDCTVEQGLCGEFGVNGYPTLKVFRNGSPTDYAGTRRADGIISYMTKQSLPAISEVTPDSHDEFIKADNVVLVAYGDDAHPVPEAFKEYAKGARDSYLFGQYLSSGLPSIPENPSLPAIVLYKDFDEGYAVFPSGEIAHADVNELSEFVKQNSMPLFDEITPENFGSYAEQGIPIAYLFADPNEGSAREKLVEELKPLAKELKGSVNFVYIDAIKFVDHGKSLNLPGDSWPAFVIQDLADQTKFPLTGKATAKTIKDFVKKYVAGEVAPSIKSESIPPTQGSVYKLVADDWNNVYGDESKDVFAEFYAPWCGHCQRLAPIWDTLGEKYANNANIIIAQMDATENDIPPSAPFRVQGFPTLKFRPAGSSEFIDYTGDRSLDSLVEFVETHRKSDADVAEEEWEEEDEAPEHDEL, from the exons ATGAAGTTCTCTTCAAAGCTctcccttgcccttgcGGCCGCCCTCCCAAACCTTGTGTCCATTCTGGCCAGCGACGTCATTGATTTGACCGAGTCTACCTTCCAGAAGGAGATCGCCGGCGAAGACTTGGCTTTAGTTGA GTTCTTTGCTCCTT GGTGTGGTCACTGTAAGAA CCTTGCTCCCCATTACGAGGAAGCCGCTACTGAGctcaaggagaagaacaTCAAGCTTGCCAAG GTCGACTGTACCGTTGAGCAAGGTCTTTGTGGTGAATTTGGTGTCAATGGGTACCCTACCTTGAAGGTTTTTAGGAACGGTTCCCCCACCGACTATGCTGGTACAAGGAGGGCCGACGGTATCATTAGTTACATGACCAA ACAAAGCCTCCCTGCCATTAGCGAGGTAACGCCTGATTCTCATGATGAGTTTATCAAGGCTGACAATGT CGTCCTCGTTGCCTATGGTGACGATGCCCACCCCGTCCCTGAGGCCTTCAAGGAGTACGCCAAGGGCGCCCGAGACTCTTATCTCTTCGGTCAATACCTTTCCAGTGGCCTCCCTTCTATCCCTGAGaatccttctctccccGCCATTGTCCTCTACAAGGACTTTGATGAAGGTTACGCTGTCTTCCCCTCTGGTGAGATCGCCCACGCGGATGTCAACGAGCTCAGCGAGTTTGTCAAGCAAAACTCTATGCCCCTCTTTGACGAGATTACTCCTGAAAACTTTGGCTCTTACGCCGAGCAGGGTATTCCCATCGCCTATCTTTTTGCCGACCCTAACGAGGGTTCTGCCCGTGAGAAGCTTGTCGAGGAGCTCAAGCCTCTTGCCAAAGAGCTCAAGGGTTCTGTCAACTTTGTTTACATTGATGCTATCAAGTTTGTTGACCACGGCAAGTCTCTCAACCTCCCCGGTGACTCTTGGCCCGCGTTTGTGATCCAAGACCTTGCCGACCAGACTAAGTTCCCCTTGACGGGCAAAGCCACCGCTAAGACTATCAAGGACTTTGTCAAGAAGTATGTCGCCGGTGAGGTTGCTCCTAGCATCAAGTCTGAGTCCATCCCCCCCACCCAAGGTTCTGTTTATAAGCTTGTCGCCGACGATTGGAACAATGTCTACGGTGATGAGTCCAAGGATGTCTTTGCCGAGTTTTACGCTCCCTGGTGCGGCCACTGCC AGCGTTTGGCCCCCATCTGGGACACTCTTGGTGAGAAATACGCCAATAACGCCAACATCATCAT TGCTCAAATGGACGCTACTGAGAATGACATTCCTCCTTCTGCCCCTTTCCGAGTCCAAGGCTTCCCCACCCTTAAATTCCGACCTGCTGGTTCTTCTGAATTCATTGACTATACTGGCGACAGGAGCCTCGACAGTCTTGTCGAGTTTGTGGAGACCCACAGGAAGAGTGATGCTGATGTCGCTGAGGAGgagtgggaggaagaggatgaggctCCTGAGCACGATGAGTTGTAG